In the genome of Phalacrocorax aristotelis chromosome 22, bGulAri2.1, whole genome shotgun sequence, one region contains:
- the RPS25 gene encoding small ribosomal subunit protein eS25 has product MPPKDDKKKKDAGKSAKKDKDPVNKSGGKAKKKKWSKGKVRDKLNNLVLFDKATYDKLCKEVPNYKLITPAVVSERLKIRGSLARAALQELLSKGLIKLVSKHRAQVIYTRNTKGGDAPAAGEDA; this is encoded by the exons ATG CCGCCCAAAGACGACAAGAAGAAGAAGGACGCGGGCAAATCCGCCAAAAAGGACAAGGACCCGGTGAACAAGTCCGGCGGCAAAGCTAAGAAGAAG AAGTGGTCCAAGGGGAAAGTGAGAGACAAGTTGAACAACCTTGTCCTGTTTGACAAGGCCACCTATGACAAACTGTGCAAAGAAGTGCCCAACTACAAGCTCATCACACCCGCAGTTGTCTCAGAGAGGCTGAAGATTCGGGGCTCCCTGGCCAGGGCCgctctgcaggagctgctcagcaaaG GCTTGATCAAACTGGTATCCAAGCACCGAGCCCAGGTGATCTACACCAGGAACACAAAAGGTGGCGATGCGCCCGCCGCTGGGGAGGACGCGTAG
- the CENATAC gene encoding centrosomal AT-AC splicing factor isoform X3, with the protein MAVHYCGLCRRTSFSGRRHLYGAAHRRRLREALDRLQEEVAAARAAAAAAAGDGGGTLRRYDPAEHDRRVWCLCCGRGVRRDGRRGGMALPLAGLLQHLAGPEHRRETARFWRENRAEAALRERFVVPAEEYERFARAMERELDAHRQREEERIRQMAAGIREAERRQRETVRAALQLQTEPELHEGPAVCGAPPAHRRDSSEDAEQPGPSGMQAGPDLNWMESGQALTFIGHQETEGKGNVHTGAKPPWLTEEEEEDTSKQQIGPSYEEFLRQKEKQKLKKLPAGRVGANFDHTSQTGDGWLPSFGRVWNHGRRWQSRPMGLSHWCLATC; encoded by the exons ATGGCGGTGCACTACTGCGGCCTGTGCCGCCGCACCTCCTTCTCGGGCCGCCGGCACCTGTACGGCGCCGCGCACCGGCGGCGCCTGCGGGAGGCGCTGGAccggctgcaggaggaggtggcgGCGGcacgggcggcggcggcggcggcagcgggggaCGGCGGCGGGACCCTGCGGCGCTACGACCCGGCCGAGCACGACCGGCGCGTCTGGTGCCTGTGCTGCGGGCGCGGCGTGCGGCGGGacgggcggcgcggcgggatGGCGCTGCCGCTGGCCGGCCTCCTTCAGCACCTAGCCGG GCCCGAGCACCGCCGCGAGACGGCGCGGTTCTGGCGGGAGAACCGGGCGGAGGCGGCGCTACGGGAGCGGTTCGTGGTGCCGGCCGAGGAGTACGAGCGCTTCGCCCGGGCGATGGAGCGGGAGCTGGACGCGCACCGGCAGCGGGAGGAGGAGCGCATCCGCCAG ATGGCGGCCGGCATCCGTGAAGCCGAGCGCAGGCAGCGGGAGACTGTGCGGGCCGCGCTGCAG CTTCAAACAGAGCCAGAGCTTCACGAGGGACCTGCTGTCTGCGGCGCCCCTCCAGCACACAGAAG GGACTCCTCTGAGGatgcagagcagcctggcccGAGCGGAATGCAGGCAGGGCCTGACTTAAACTGGATGGAATCAGGCCAGGCTTTGACCTTCATTGGCCACCAG gaaacagaagggaaaggaaatgttCACACAG GAGCAAAACCTCCGTGGctgacagaggaggaggaagaggataCAAGCAAACAACAGATTGGACCTTCGTATGAGGAGTTTCTCAGACAAA aggagaagcagaagctgaaaaagcTGCCAGCGGGGCGCGTTGGTGCCAACTTTGACCATACCTCTCAGACGGGCGACGGCTGGCTCCCTTCCTTTGGGCGGGTTTGGAATCACGGCAGGAGGTGGCAGTCCAG ACCCATGGGCTTGTCCCACTGGTGCCTTGCAACATGCTAG
- the CENATAC gene encoding centrosomal AT-AC splicing factor isoform X1, which translates to MAVHYCGLCRRTSFSGRRHLYGAAHRRRLREALDRLQEEVAAARAAAAAAAGDGGGTLRRYDPAEHDRRVWCLCCGRGVRRDGRRGGMALPLAGLLQHLAGPEHRRETARFWRENRAEAALRERFVVPAEEYERFARAMERELDAHRQREEERIRQMAAGIREAERRQRETVRAALQVGEPYPALAAPRQGAGTGAPTGTGRPREGLGRGGGERGGSAPYQKYRPFFLNRTQLQTEPELHEGPAVCGAPPAHRRDSSEDAEQPGPSGMQAGPDLNWMESGQALTFIGHQETEGKGNVHTGAKPPWLTEEEEEDTSKQQIGPSYEEFLRQKEKQKLKKLPAGRVGANFDHTSQTGDGWLPSFGRVWNHGRRWQSRHQFRTESGEKKKKR; encoded by the exons ATGGCGGTGCACTACTGCGGCCTGTGCCGCCGCACCTCCTTCTCGGGCCGCCGGCACCTGTACGGCGCCGCGCACCGGCGGCGCCTGCGGGAGGCGCTGGAccggctgcaggaggaggtggcgGCGGcacgggcggcggcggcggcggcagcgggggaCGGCGGCGGGACCCTGCGGCGCTACGACCCGGCCGAGCACGACCGGCGCGTCTGGTGCCTGTGCTGCGGGCGCGGCGTGCGGCGGGacgggcggcgcggcgggatGGCGCTGCCGCTGGCCGGCCTCCTTCAGCACCTAGCCGG GCCCGAGCACCGCCGCGAGACGGCGCGGTTCTGGCGGGAGAACCGGGCGGAGGCGGCGCTACGGGAGCGGTTCGTGGTGCCGGCCGAGGAGTACGAGCGCTTCGCCCGGGCGATGGAGCGGGAGCTGGACGCGCACCGGCAGCGGGAGGAGGAGCGCATCCGCCAG ATGGCGGCCGGCATCCGTGAAGCCGAGCGCAGGCAGCGGGAGACTGTGCGGGCCGCGCTGCAGGTCGGTGAGCCGTATCCTGCCCTGGCTGCGCCCCGGCAGGGAGCGGGGACGGGCGCCCCCACCGGCACAGGGCGCCCtcgggaggggctggggaggggagggggggagcgggggggctCGGCTCCATACCAGAAATATCGTCCCTTTTTCCTGAATCGCACCCAGCTTCAAACAGAGCCAGAGCTTCACGAGGGACCTGCTGTCTGCGGCGCCCCTCCAGCACACAGAAG GGACTCCTCTGAGGatgcagagcagcctggcccGAGCGGAATGCAGGCAGGGCCTGACTTAAACTGGATGGAATCAGGCCAGGCTTTGACCTTCATTGGCCACCAG gaaacagaagggaaaggaaatgttCACACAG GAGCAAAACCTCCGTGGctgacagaggaggaggaagaggataCAAGCAAACAACAGATTGGACCTTCGTATGAGGAGTTTCTCAGACAAA aggagaagcagaagctgaaaaagcTGCCAGCGGGGCGCGTTGGTGCCAACTTTGACCATACCTCTCAGACGGGCGACGGCTGGCTCCCTTCCTTTGGGCGGGTTTGGAATCACGGCAGGAGGTGGCAGTCCAG GCATCAGTTTAGAACTGAAtcaggggaaaagaagaaaaaaaggtga
- the CENATAC gene encoding centrosomal AT-AC splicing factor isoform X2: MAVHYCGLCRRTSFSGRRHLYGAAHRRRLREALDRLQEEVAAARAAAAAAAGDGGGTLRRYDPAEHDRRVWCLCCGRGVRRDGRRGGMALPLAGLLQHLAGPEHRRETARFWRENRAEAALRERFVVPAEEYERFARAMERELDAHRQREEERIRQMAAGIREAERRQRETVRAALQLQTEPELHEGPAVCGAPPAHRRDSSEDAEQPGPSGMQAGPDLNWMESGQALTFIGHQETEGKGNVHTGAKPPWLTEEEEEDTSKQQIGPSYEEFLRQKEKQKLKKLPAGRVGANFDHTSQTGDGWLPSFGRVWNHGRRWQSRHQFRTESGEKKKKR, encoded by the exons ATGGCGGTGCACTACTGCGGCCTGTGCCGCCGCACCTCCTTCTCGGGCCGCCGGCACCTGTACGGCGCCGCGCACCGGCGGCGCCTGCGGGAGGCGCTGGAccggctgcaggaggaggtggcgGCGGcacgggcggcggcggcggcggcagcgggggaCGGCGGCGGGACCCTGCGGCGCTACGACCCGGCCGAGCACGACCGGCGCGTCTGGTGCCTGTGCTGCGGGCGCGGCGTGCGGCGGGacgggcggcgcggcgggatGGCGCTGCCGCTGGCCGGCCTCCTTCAGCACCTAGCCGG GCCCGAGCACCGCCGCGAGACGGCGCGGTTCTGGCGGGAGAACCGGGCGGAGGCGGCGCTACGGGAGCGGTTCGTGGTGCCGGCCGAGGAGTACGAGCGCTTCGCCCGGGCGATGGAGCGGGAGCTGGACGCGCACCGGCAGCGGGAGGAGGAGCGCATCCGCCAG ATGGCGGCCGGCATCCGTGAAGCCGAGCGCAGGCAGCGGGAGACTGTGCGGGCCGCGCTGCAG CTTCAAACAGAGCCAGAGCTTCACGAGGGACCTGCTGTCTGCGGCGCCCCTCCAGCACACAGAAG GGACTCCTCTGAGGatgcagagcagcctggcccGAGCGGAATGCAGGCAGGGCCTGACTTAAACTGGATGGAATCAGGCCAGGCTTTGACCTTCATTGGCCACCAG gaaacagaagggaaaggaaatgttCACACAG GAGCAAAACCTCCGTGGctgacagaggaggaggaagaggataCAAGCAAACAACAGATTGGACCTTCGTATGAGGAGTTTCTCAGACAAA aggagaagcagaagctgaaaaagcTGCCAGCGGGGCGCGTTGGTGCCAACTTTGACCATACCTCTCAGACGGGCGACGGCTGGCTCCCTTCCTTTGGGCGGGTTTGGAATCACGGCAGGAGGTGGCAGTCCAG GCATCAGTTTAGAACTGAAtcaggggaaaagaagaaaaaaaggtga